The region TACAAGGATGGAAAGAATgacacaaagaagaaagaagagaatGAACGACAAGAGGGATGGAGGGAAGGAAACGAGACACAAGACAGACCAGAAGgagaaagaaagcaaacaaaggAGAAATAACATTCAAATTAAAGGACAACATTGACACAATACAATAGGggataaatatttttgccataaTACTATTTGGTTTTTTTAGTGCCAGTAAAAACCTGGACAGTTCTGAAATCACCTTGAGTGTCTCACCTTGCTCTCTCAATAGCCTCAGTACGATGGACGTTACTGAGCTGGCCCAAACAGAACCGGTCCCCTCCTGAGGGGTCCACGTAGCCGTCCACCGTCACAATGGGGCAAGAAGACGGCACTTTAAAAGTCTCTCCAACTTGGACGTCCATCTCGAAATAAGCAATGGAGCACCAGTAGTCAGGCGCTGAAGGGCAGGACAGAGCGGTCAGCTCATCAAAACACactctaaaacaaaaaaaacgtttttacaCTGAACCTGACAGGATTTATTTATACCTGGATGATTGGATATCGGAGGCTGAAAGGCGAGCTCATTGTGTACTGGCCctgaaaggaaaaaacacaTCGTTGTTTTACAATGTAAAGGCAAATTATGACACAAATCGACTGATGAAGGCAAAGCTTTAGTTTAAAGTTACAGTAGTGTGTTGGATGTGGCATTGGAGGGTGGTGCTGCAGATGACCGTTGGTGTGGTGAGGTATGCTAGGGGGGAAGCCACTGTTCCTGGACCAGTTGGAGCTGGCACctgtgggggaggggggagtTCAGATGGAAAGGTAAGAAAAATCTACAATTCCAAGCAGACCAAGGGGAATGGTTTGCAACCGCCTTACTGCCTGATCCTGCAGGGATGACAGGGAAGGACTGCGACTGCGTGGAGACCGACGTGGACGCCTCGGCGGGCGGAAGCAGGCCCGGGGTCGGATACGGCTCCGCCTGAGGTGGGCGGCTGCCGGACGGGGGGTGCTGGATGGTCTGGAGAGAGTGTCCGCCATCGACAGTGGGGAGAGTCGGAGGCACATCAAAGTCGTACTCGTCTTTCACAATCAGCGAGGAGCTGGGTCCGGAGCCGGCTAGCGTGAGGCCCGAAAGGTCTGTGGAGTGACAGAAGAAAATATGAGctgctgaaatgaaaacaaatctgaagGATTGACCAGAGGCAGGAAGCCAAACTGGGTTGAAATGATCACAACAAAGTGGATTTTCCTCCTTCTAAAACACTTTTTGCCTCCAAACACAGACCTCCTCTGAAGTTTACCCATTGTTAGCATGAATGTCGTTAATTTTGGgatgttattgatttatttgaactGTTCTTGGTGAAAGGATGGCTCAGAAAACAAGCTTAATGTTTTTTAGGAACAATACCTGGGTGCACTAGTTTAAATTTAACCCACAAAGAGATTAAGTTTTGGTTGAGATCAGAGGTAGGCGATATGGACCTACAAtttcattgcaatattttgtggtactgtttgacaatgataaaaattatgataaaaaaggatttattaATTCTTTTTTGGGAAACCCTAACCCAGCATTCATAGCGCCACAATTATTCTGATTTTGAAACCATTTGAAACAGGCGTCTTCAGGACGCCACTTGCTAGAACAAGTGTGATTAAAATGCACACAGTAACGGCATTTAATCACATACTCATAGTTTCATACTTACTAATGTTTATTGATGCTGTCACGGACAAAGCAGTAGaggaaatagtaaaaaaaaattctactaaacctgtcatattttcttttttttttgtacataattattctaaattcattAAGACAATGACAAATGAAGATGTTGTTGTTTAAGAATGAACTCTCCACAGCTCTGACTGTAAAAGCCAGATCCGTGGCACAAAACCAACCAATTTAAATGAGTTTCCAATTCTGCTGGGAAGAGTCAACGTTAATTTGACCTTCATGACCAGAAGGAGTCGATGAAAACCTGACTGGAGCTGCATTTTTGACACTTTAAGTGAtgctttgtttaattaaattaagctAAATCTAAAAGCTACCGTGGCTCACCTATGCCAGGAGACACCACTCGTTCATAGTGATAGGGATTGACACACACGCTGTCACACTTCAGATCAAAGGCAAACTGGCAGTATTTCACATGCTTCAGCTCATTCTTGTGCAGGTCCGGCCATCGCCACAGCCGAGCGTAGATTACATGAGGGAACCCTTTACGCCCGGCAACCTGAAGACCATCAGAGAAGCTTGGAATTAGATCATGGTTGACAACTTCGTTTTGTTTAATAAACTGAAGTAGGAACCAACTACGTCCAATGCCCTGCACAACTGGAGTACGCTAGCTATTACTCAGGTCAGTTTGGATCTACTACCTGCAGTCGTCCATCCAGAGTCCTCTGGATGGTCACGCACTTGCTCGGGTGGGCGCCGTTTGTAGTGATGGCCGTGATGAGGGAGTCCAGCTCGTCTTTCTTCTCCTTCAGCTTCTTCACCAGG is a window of Xiphophorus hellerii strain 12219 chromosome 12, Xiphophorus_hellerii-4.1, whole genome shotgun sequence DNA encoding:
- the LOC116729985 gene encoding mothers against decapentaplegic homolog 4-like; protein product: MSIASTPTSNDACLSIVHSLMCHRQGGESETFAKRAIESLVKKLKEKKDELDSLITAITTNGAHPSKCVTIQRTLDGRLQVAGRKGFPHVIYARLWRWPDLHKNELKHVKYCQFAFDLKCDSVCVNPYHYERVVSPGIDLSGLTLAGSGPSSSLIVKDEYDFDVPPTLPTVDGGHSLQTIQHPPSGSRPPQAEPYPTPGLLPPAEASTSVSTQSQSFPVIPAGSGSASSNWSRNSGFPPSIPHHTNGHLQHHPPMPHPTHYWPVHNELAFQPPISNHPAPDYWCSIAYFEMDVQVGETFKVPSSCPIVTVDGYVDPSGGDRFCLGQLSNVHRTEAIERARLHIGKGVQLECKGEGDVWVRCLSDHAVFVQSYYLDREAGRAPGDAVHKIYPSAYIKVFDLRQCHRQMQQQAATAQAAAAAQAAAVAGNIPGPGSVGGIAPAISLSAAAGIGVDDLRRLCILRMSFVKGWGPDYPRQSIKETPCWIEIHLHRALQLLDEVLHTMPIADPQPLD